The candidate division TA06 bacterium B3_TA06 genomic sequence ACTTGACTTGACCTTCTGCTGTTAGAAATATGTTGGCAGGTTTCAGGTCGCGGTGAATGATATTTTGAGCATGGACTGTTTTAAGGCCATCGATGACTTGACAAAGGATATTTTTAAGTAAGACTTCTTCAAACTCGTAATTAGCCTCCTGAAATGCCTTATGCAAGTCTGTTCCGTCTAGGTACTCCATGGCTACATAATAGCGAGTGGTATTGCCGAACTTTGCTGTTCCCGAATCAATAAATCGGACTACATTTGGGCCCACAGCTTTTTGCAAAGCTCTGACTTCTCGTTGGAAGCGTCTCAGATCAAAACCGAACAGGATAGCTTCTTCTTTGATCAGCTTAATTGCGACTCTTTCGTTGCCCTTGAAAGCTTCGTAGGTTTCCCCAAACATTCCCTTACCCAGCATCCGGCCTAACCTATAATCGCGAAAGTCGTCTCCACTGACTCCTCCTTAATATATCATAAGTATATTCTTTTGGGTGAAGATGTCAACCCCCCTGAGCCGGTTTTTTCTGTGTTGCGGAATTTACTCTAACCCCGCCGCATGGCGCTGTGGAGCTCGCGCTCAGCACGAAGGCTCAGGGTCCCCAGGAGGATAAGTGTCCCGATACTCAAAACTGCCCCGGGCAGAAAGAGGATCAATACCGGCATGAGCGTGTTCTGATAGAGCAGGAGGGCCAAAAGGATCAGTATCACCCAGGCTACTATCTGGACTATGCCCGCGGCAAAACGACGGCCCGGGCGGAAGAGAACCGCGCTTGAGACAACGGAGATGGCGGCACACGCTCCAAGGAGGATGCCGGTTGTAAGAAATGCCTGTGTGAAGAGAAAGGCTAAAAGCAGGATAAGCCCGGCCCAGATCAACGTGTTCACCAGGAAGTAGAGGTTATGCCAGTGCTTCTTGGCCGAGAATCTCTTCATTGCTTAAATGATGAAGCGAGGAGACTTAAGTCCCCTCGCCTCCATCTTCTTTAACTCCGGTTTAATCGACAATGACGATCTTCCTGGAAAGGGTCTTTGTTTGCCTCTCAAGGCGCACGAAGTAGATGCCCGCAGAAACGAGTTGCCCTTTTTCGTCGCGGCCGTCCCATGCGAGGCGGTGTCTTCCGGCCCTTTGCATCCCTTCATCCAGGACCTTCACCGTTCGGCCCGTAACGTCGTAGACTGCAAGGGTAATCCGTTCATTCGCAGGCAGGCTATAGTCTATCCTGAAGCCCTGGGACGCAGGTGAGACCTCAAACTCAAGTTCATACCTATCTGTTCGTTCCTGGATGGCCACAGGCCCGAGATGGGCAAAAAGTGTGTCATTTTCAGGCACCACGTCTTCTGCAAACTCGGTAATGACCCATAAGGTTTCGCCCGGGCAGCAGTACATCCCGCCGAAGATCAGTATAGCCGAGTCACCCGGAGCAACGTCTTCGGCCATCAGGATTTTGTCGAATCTATTTACTCCAAGGCTGTCGAGCAGGCAGTGAACCGGGAACGTCTCGGCGGCGGTGCCCAGGTTGCGGACCTGCACGATTAAAGTCCTTGTGTCGCAACGGGTTACGTCTTCCGGCAGGGGTGAGATTATGTTCTCCGGTGCCACATCACCTTCGCTTGGATAGCTGATTGTGACCTCCTCAAGCCTGGGGGCCTGCAGGAAGTCGGTGGTGAAGATCCCCCGGTAGCGGATATACCGTGATGCCAGGCTGTCCGGCAGGGTATCCCCGTCAGCTACCTGGAGCCATTCGCTCCACGAGGGGGCGGGATCAGGAACGTTGCCTGTTTGAACCTCAAGGATGAAGCCCGATCCGAAGGGTACAACTGCGGTATAGAAAACGGAGCCCCACTCTACAGTATCTCCTGCATCGTAGATCGAGGATACGTAGATCTCATCCCCGCTTCGGTCGTAGGGGTTGCCGGCGTCCGTTGTGGTGCTTATGTGAGCGCCGTGGGTGAGGAGGCTGTCGTAGGCTGTGAAGTCTGGCCCCAGATAGATGTAGGAGTAGGTGTCGAATGTGCTATCCTCTAGCCAGTTGCAGAAGCAGATGTCAAGAGTTCTATTCCCGTCAAAGTCGCCTATTACGTTTCCCATCGCGCTGTGGGTCATAAGAATTCGGGTTGTAGCGTAGTCAGGGCCGCAATAGATTGACCCTGGGAGAGCCAGGTTTGAGAAAACAATGTCCAGCTCGTCATCTCGGTTGAGATCGGCTACCGAGACGCCGCGGGATTCTGCGGTGAGGAGTCCAAGAACTGTCGTGTAGTCAGGACCGTAGGCGATGTAGGAGCTATCTCCCCAGGCGGAGAAGACGAGGTCCAATGTTTCGTCACCGTCGAGGTCGACCACTGTCACGTCGGTCAGCGAGTCGATGTCTGCGATTGTTTCGTTGGATGTAAAGTCCGGGCCGTAGTAGATGATGGCTTGAAGCCCGGCGAGGACGATGTCCGGATCCCCGTCCTTGTTCATATCGGCTATGGCGTTGCCGAAGTTCCAGCCGCAGGCCAGGCTGTCGCGTTGAGCAGTACCCTGATAATAGATGTAGGCGTAGCCGCCCACAAGGTTCGAGAAGACGAGGTCAAGATATCCGTCCTTATCCAGGTCCGCTGCACTGACCGCCATCCCGCAGCGGGTAGGGAAGCTGTCTACGTCAGTCCAGGGGGCAGGCCCGTAGTACAGGTGTGAGTAGAGGTCGCCTGCGCCAGTTGAGTCGTCGAAGGCCGAAAGAACTACGTCAAGATTGCCGTCGTTGTCATAATCCACAATCAGGTTGCCTGAGCCGTTGTAGCTGAAGATGGAATCTGCAAATGTGAGCTTGTCGTAGTGATAAGCATGGTATGCCGGTCCTGGGTCCAGCGTATCCCTGCTGCGGTTGTTGGAGATCAAAAGATCCAGACTCCCGTCCTTATCTATATCCCGGTAATGTATCATCTGGACCGCACCGTCTCCGGCTATGCCTGTGTCGGCAGCGTAAAGTGTGGCGTTATAGAAGCCATCTACGAAGTCCTCCTGGGTGGTTTCTACCCACCAGTTGGCTGCGGCCAAGGGCAGGACTGCAATCAGAATAAGGCCTGGGATGAGAATAGAAAAAACCTTCATTCTACCTCCTTTTTATTCATAAAGCTTCTCTCGATGTTGCTTGCTGAAGTATGCTAAGCAAAGTTTTGGGATTGTCAAGTGGTGAGTTCCTTCCTGAGCCTTATCGCAAGTTCTCGGGCCTCTTTAGGCTTGCAGATGGTTAATTTAGCCTCCTCAACAAGATCCCCTACATGGGGATTGAGGAGCTCGGGCACCGCATCCTCTGCAATGATCACGTTGGGCAGGGCGAAGTGTTTGACTCGTGCAAGCATTCGTATGAGTGCTACCTCCAACCTGGGCAGCGAATAGAATACAACCTGAGGTATTCCCAGGAGTGCGGTTTCAAGACAGGCCGTGCCGGATGCCACCACTGCAAGGTCAGCACTTGCCAGCGCTCGGTAACGCGTGCTGCCTCCTGTTGCTTTGTCGTAGCCTTCCAAAAGGAAGGAAGCGTCTTTTGCTTCACCCTCTGTAAGGAAGAGCCATATAGCCCTGTCCTTTGGGTAGAGCTGCTTCCAGGCGTCCCTGAATCCTTTGAGCAGCGTCTTGTGTCTTGACTGTTCAGACGGCCTGCTGCCCGCAAGCAGGGCTATACTCCTCCTCGAGGCCCTTGAGGTTTTTCTTTTCACATCGAAGTAGGGGGTAAGATGTTCGACCAACGGATTGCCTGTAAAGCGTGCCGGTAGTCCGAGGGAGCCCAGGAAAGCGGCCTCCCTTGGATACAGGCAAAGAAGGGAGTGGTAGCCTTTACGCAGGAGTGTCGCCCGAAACCGGCCCCATGCCCACAGCTGGGGCGGGGCGAAGAACACCCGACGCATCCCCTTCAGATCCCTAAGCCTCAATCCGAGTATCGTGTTCGGCTCGGACCAGGCCACCGCGAGGAACACATCCGGTTTCACCCTGCGCACCTCCCGTTCTATACGCTTCATCCTTACCAGAGCCTCCCCCGCGCCTTCTATCCCTGCTGCAAATCCCACAGGGGCATCGCTTTCTTGGAGTGCAGCCGGCCAGATGATCTGGGTCCCTGCTTTCTTGAGTTCTTGGCTTATAAGCCCGGCGTAGAGCGCCCCGGAGCGCTCCGCAGTAGATATGTATACTCGTTTTCTCACTAATCCGATTTAGACGCCTTAAGCGGCTCGAATGTGGCAAGGATCACCTCAAGCTGGTTCAGCCAGAAGACCTTCTTGGTAGGAGGAGCGGGGTAGAAAAGCATGGCGTCTATCATCCAGAAGCGGCCGCCCTCGTTGAACGAGAAGCCAATCATCGGCCCACCCACTATCATAGAATCGTTCTGCCAGACCCCTTCGATGCGTATCGCCTCGCTGGCGCGGAAGTAGGACGCCCCTGCAGTTGTGAATGTTGAGTCCAGATAGTCTCCCTCGTAGAAGCGGGCGGTCAGGCTGTCGCGTAAGGAAAGCATCGCTTCGCGTGAAACCTCGGGCCTTTCTTTATCCTCCCAGTAGATGAAGATAGAGCGATCAGGTTCATGAGCGTGAACCCAGATGAAGTTGTGCTCAGCGAAGCGTTCATCCAGCAGCCACTCCTTCGGGACATTGAGCTTGAAGCCGTAAGTCTCTATATCTTCAGAAAGCTCGGCGTCTTCGCCCTTGCCGTAGGTCATTGCCTGCAGGCGTTGTAGCAGTCGGTATTTGAATGTTTCGTGGAGCTTTGAGCGGACCGCCTTCAGTCCCAAGAGCATGTTCAACGTATCACGAGCCATGAAGACCAAAACGCTCTGGTTTTTTGCCCATATATCGTTGATTCGGTACAGCGCGAACGAGTCGTTTGCGGAAAGGTCAGGAAACAAACTGCTTGTCAAGGAGTCTTGCTCGAATCCCACGATCAGTATGCCGTGCTGGGTCAGACGGTTAGCTAACTCCCCTGGTTCCATGTAGCGAACGATGAACTCCTTAGCGGGCTGCGGGGTGAATATCTGTTTTCCCAGAGCAAACGCCAGCTCCTGCTCGATCACCTCTTTATGCTCGGTAAAGACCAGCACGTCTCGCGCCCGGCCTACAGAGGAGGGTTTATAGTTACAGCCTGTCGCCAGGAGCGCAACTGCGGCTGTTGCTGCAAATCTTTTCATCAAGCCACCCCTAAGAGTTCCAAGCTTTGTGCGTGTCTGCGCCGGATGGTTGCCGAGACACGCGGATGTTTTTTAAGCTCTGGATCTTCCTTTAATATCTTGAAAGCATCCTTTTGTGCGGCCATAAGCAGATCCCGGTCTCGCAGTAAGTCTGCAATCCTCAGGTCTGGCAGCCCGTGCTGGCGCCTACCCATGATCTGACCAGGGCCGCGTATCCTTAAATCCTCCTCTGCCAAAAGAAACCCGTCCTCTGTGTTTGCGAAGAAGGTCAGGCGTTGGCTTGCCTCTGGCGAGAGCCCGGAAGGCATCAGCAATACGCAGCGCGAAGGCCTTGAGCCCCTGCCTATCCTTCCGCGAAGCTGGTGAAGCTGGGCAAGGCCGAAGCGCTCGGGATGCATTATTATCATGATGGTAGCCTCTGCAACGTCCACCCCCACCTCGATCACAGTGGTCGAGACAAGCACCTCGACTTCTCCCTTACGGAACCTGGACATGGCTAGCTGACGCTCCTGCGGTTTCATCCTGCCGTGCACCAGGGTCACCCTCTGATCGCCCAGTCTTTCCACCAGCTCGTCAAAGGTCTCCTTGGCCGAGGAGAGCTCAAGCTTCTCCGACTCCTCTATCAACGGACAGACCACGTACGCTCGATCGCCTTCCTTTAATCTCTCCTCCAGCCATCTGTACACGCCTTCTTTTCTGCTCTCGTAGGCAAGCTCCGTCTTTCGCTCCGCTCGCCCTTTGGGTTTCTCCTTTATAACAGATACGTCAAGGTCGCCGTAGTAGGAAAGGGTTAAGGTTCTGGGGATCGGTGTTGCCGACATCACAAGTACGTGAGGCCTCACTTCGCTCTTGGAAGCCAGTGCCGCTCGCTGCATCACCCCGAAGCGGTGCTGCTCGTCCACGACAACCAGGGCCAGGTCTCTAAACTCAACGTTCTCCTCGATCAGCGCGTGTGTGCCGAAGATCATATCCGCCTTGCCTCGGGCGATCATCTCGCGACGCTCCTCCTTCTCTTTGTTCTTCAGGCTCCCGGTGAGCAGGAGCGGTCTTGCTCCAATGGCTGCAAGCGTGTTTCCCCATTTGTTGTAGTGCTGCTCGGCTAAAATCTCGGTGGGTGCCATCATCGCCGCCTGCCTGCCCGCATCGGCAGCCGCAAGCATCGCGTATAAAGCTACGACCGTCTTGCCTGACCCAACGTCGCCCTGCAGCAGGCGGTGCATGGGGTTCTTACCACAGATGTCAGCACCTATCTCGGCTATCACCTTCAGCTGGTCACGGGTCAGCTCGAACGGAAGCGCCTTGAGAAAACCCTTGGTCAACTTACCTTCGGAGAGCAACGGTTCAGCCTTGATTCCCTCCTCAAGGTTCCTTCGCCTCATCGCGATCAGAGCCTCGAAGTAGAACAGCTCCTCGTAGCGCAGCCTTGCAAGCCCCTTCTCGATCTCGGCCATCTCTTTGGGCCGATGCACGTACTGTAAAGCCTGCATGATGCCGGGGAGCTCGTGTCTCTGCATGAGTTCGGGAGGAATCGTTTCCGGCAGCTCATCCAGCTCATCCAACGCGCGGTTTGCGGCCCTGCGCACCTCCCATGCAGCAAGACCCTCGGTCAAAGGATACACCGGAAAGATGGGCCTCTCGAAGAAATCGGGGTTGGCATCCAGCCGTTCGAAGAAGGGGTTCACCATCTGCATCTGGTCGTAAAAGGTAATCTGACCTGAGACTAACAGCTTCTCACCGGGCTTGAACTTGCCTCGCAGGTCAGGCCGGTTGAACCAGACCACGTACATCTGGGCGCTTTCGTCTGCCACAAGTATCTGCACCAGCGGCCCGCGCCTGCTCCTGCGGAAAGAAGCTCCCATAACCTTGACCACGAACGTAGCCTCCTGGCCGATCTGTGCCGACGCTATGGGCACCGGGTTGGAGCGGTCTATATACCGGGTGGGCAGATGGAACAGCAGATCCTCGACCGTCTCGATACCCAATTTCGACAACCGTGCCGCTCTCTTGGGTCCGATCCCTTTGAGGTACTGAACAGGTGTCTCAGGCTTCAGCGTCGTATCCCCCCGATGAGACAGATAGGTGAATCATTCTTATGGTTGGCGATAAGCTTGGCTTCGGTGGCGAATATGATAAACGATTACGACCTTTGCCTTATCATCTACTTGATAAATCACTCTGTAGTCCTTGATCCGAATTCGATAAATCCGTTCTGCACCGCGAAGTTTGCGATGGTGTGGCGGAAAGGGATTATCTCCAAGGGATTCAACCGCTTCTATTATTGGTGGGATATGCTGTGGATCGATGCTCCTTAAGTCCTTTTCCGCTGAGTGCTTCCAGCGGATATTATAGGAGGCCATCCCTTTGCAGCTTCTTTTTAAGTTCCTCAAAGGACAGGGTCGGCTCATCCCTACGTTCGGCAACCACTGCAAGATCATGTAAATCTTCCAGAAGTTCCTCATATTCCTTGAGGGGAATGATTACCGCTGTCCTTTGGCCTTTTTCATCTACTACGTACTTTTCCCGGCCTCGTTCCATATCTTTCCTCCTTCAGGAGACTTGTTTCGCCTTGTCCTTCTTACTATATTTACGTTCCGTGTAGTGTCAAGATGGCTGTTGAGTCACTTAGTCATCCCTCTGAGTGTATACTCCAAGAAGAGATCACTCAGGATTGCCAGTTTTCTTTGAGCTCCCGCCAGGTTTCGGCGAGAGCCTGAGAGATTACCTTAACGTCGGCTAAAACGGGCATGAAGTTGGTGTCGCCTGACCAGCGGGGCACCACGTGAAGGTGCAGGTGATCCTCGATCCCGGCGCCTGCCACCCTGCCGAGGTTGGTTCCTATGTTGAACCCGTCAGGATTGGCCGCCCGGCGAAGTGTGTCTATCGAGCGCTGGGTTAAACGCAAGAGCTCGGCTAAAGCGTCGTCTGAAAGCTCGGCCAGCTCTTTTGTGTGCTTGTAGGGCGTCACCATGAGGTGGCCGTTGTTGTAAGGGAAGCGATTCAAGACCACGAACACGTTTTCACCGCGGGCCAAAACCAGGTTCTTTTCGTCGTCCTGGGGCTGGGCGGAACCGATCTCACACAAAACGCACCTATCCTTCCCTTCGTCAGATAACGCTTCCCTGATGTAGGTCATTCGCCAGGGTGCCCAGAGTTTTTTCATTACATGCCTCTATCTATAGAGAAGTCAGGTTTTTTTACGGTCTTCCATCCGCAGAAATTTGGAACGGGTTGCCGTTCATTTGGTGTCCACAGGGATTTCCACACAACTAGAGATACTACTTTTGCACAACACGCATTGAGTTCAGAAAAGCGACAACTGCTCATGGTCTTTTTCATCTTCATCTTTCTTCTCGGCCTCTTCTTCCCTGGAGAATACGCTTACCGTGCCGAACACCCCGTCGTAGCCTTCTTCCACCTTGACCTGGCCTTTCCGCATCCTGGCTATGCCTTGAGCGATCTCGCGCCCGGCCACCCGTGCTATCTCTTCGGTATCCGCCCACAGCAGGGCATTGAACTCGCCGTCCAGCTCCTGGCATACCCGTTCGTAGACGTGGCCTACCCCGGCGGTGTCCCGGCCAATGCCCTTGGCCTCGCCGATCAACTCAGCCAGAGGTATTATTGAGTAGTAGGGCAGTGCGCCCGTAGGATGGAAGCCTTCGGGCCGGTCGGCAAGCTCTTCTACGCGGTGAAGGACCCCAAGTGTAAGCGGCTTGCCGCAGCGGGGGCAGATATTTTTCCCCCCGATCGACTCGCCCGGCGCCAGGCGAATGTTACAGTTGCGGTGCCCGTCGTAGTGATACTTGCCTTCCTGAGGGAAGAACTCGATGGTGCCGAGCATTCGCTTCGGGTCCTTCTGTTTGAGTGAGTCCTTCAGCTCATAGAACGAGGGCTCTATGTCGAAGATGTTGGCCTCGCGTCCCATGCGGGCGGGCGAGTGCGCGTCGGAGTTGGAGATAAGGGTTATCCTGTCAAGTGCCGACAGCCTCCAGTTCATGGCCGGATCGGATGAAAGGCCGGTCTCGGCCGCGAAGATCTCCTTCGAATAGCGCCCGAAGCACTCCTCTAAGGAGTCGAACCCGGACTTGGAGCCGAAGAGCGAGAACCAGGGCGTCCAGATGTGGGCAGGAACGATAAAACTGTCCGGGGAAATCGAAAGCACTCCCTCCAACATCGCCTCTGAGTCAAGGCCAAGGGTTGGACGCCCGTCCGAGGTCAGGCTGCCGAACCGGCCAAGGAACTTCGAGATCTTTTCCACATCGTCGAAGGATGGAGCGAATATCACGTTGTGTATCCTGTGCAGCGTCCCCTTGCGGGTGTAGATGCCCGACACCTCTGCGGTGAGTATGAACTTTATGCCGTCGTATTCATAGATTCCCGGCCCGGCCTCGATAAGATGCCGGTTAAGTTCGTCAAGCCAGCCAGGATGGGTAAAGTCCGCGGTTCCCAGAAGTCCTATCCCCTTGAGTTTTGCCATCCGCGCCATCTCGGGGATGCGCATGTTCTTGCTGGTCGCGCGCGAAAAACGCGAGTGAAGGTGAAGGTCGGCCACTATCTTCATTTCTTCTTCTCCGCGACGATCATTACCCGTGAGCTTATGTCCAGGAAGGAGTTGGTGGTCATGTGGGCGAATATCTTTACCGTTGAGAATCCCGCTTCCCGGAGGAGTTCTTCGATCTTTTCCATGGGATAGGCGCGTTCCTGATGTACCTCCTCAACCCTCTTATAGAACTTTCCATCGCCCACGAAAAGCGTCAGGTAAAGCGTAGAGATATACTTGCTGGCGTCGTAGACCGAGCGCCAGACCGAGTAGATGTTGTCTATCTCCCTTACCAGTGTATTCGTGCCCCATACCTTTGCCAGCCCGTAGATGGTGTTCATGTCGAATACGAAGATGCCTTTTTCTGCCAGGGCGTCGTGAACGCAGCGGAAGCATCTCTTGAGCGCGCGTTCCTCCGTAAGGTAATTGATGCTGTCGAAGTAGCAGGTGACCGCATCCACCGGATGAGAGAGCTTGAAGTTCTGCATGTCCGCCTTCATGATCTCGATCTTGTGGGCCTTCTTTTTCTTTCTTAAAATCTCAAGCATCTCGCTTGAGAGATCGATTGCGGTTACCTCGAAACCCCGGCGAACAAGCTCAAGGGTGGCCGAGCCGGTCCCACACGCTAAGTCCAGCACTCGCTTAGGCTTATGGCCGAAGTGCTTGAAGAGGTCAATGGTATAGTTTACCCACTCGGAGTAATCGATCCCCTTCATCAGGGTATCGTAGTAGTCGGCGACTCTGCTGAAGGGATGCTTAGTCATCATGGTATCACCCCGGTTACGCCCGAGCAGTTGATGTGCACTCGTTTCCAGCCCCGTCCGGCGGATGTCCTCACAAAGCCACCTATCTCCACGTGAAATTTGTCCACCGTTCCGTAGATCGTGTAGCGGCCTTCGTTCCAGGCAACCTCTTTGCGCTTTGGGTTCAAGGCTACAATCAGCTCCACCTCATCGGGTAGGATGTGGTTGACATCGGCAGGTGAGGGTAAGGAAACGGCCTTTTGAGAGCCCTTGCCTGCATGGGAATGAAACGTCCCGACAATCTCCATCCCCTCGGCGAAGCGGTTTATGATCCGGTTGATGCGCGCCGTGCGGTTCTCGTCTATCCAGGCGAACTCCTGGTCCGATTCTATCGCCTGGAAGACCGCGGCGTA encodes the following:
- a CDS encoding ATP-dependent DNA helicase RecG, with product MSHRGDTTLKPETPVQYLKGIGPKRAARLSKLGIETVEDLLFHLPTRYIDRSNPVPIASAQIGQEATFVVKVMGASFRRSRRGPLVQILVADESAQMYVVWFNRPDLRGKFKPGEKLLVSGQITFYDQMQMVNPFFERLDANPDFFERPIFPVYPLTEGLAAWEVRRAANRALDELDELPETIPPELMQRHELPGIMQALQYVHRPKEMAEIEKGLARLRYEELFYFEALIAMRRRNLEEGIKAEPLLSEGKLTKGFLKALPFELTRDQLKVIAEIGADICGKNPMHRLLQGDVGSGKTVVALYAMLAAADAGRQAAMMAPTEILAEQHYNKWGNTLAAIGARPLLLTGSLKNKEKEERREMIARGKADMIFGTHALIEENVEFRDLALVVVDEQHRFGVMQRAALASKSEVRPHVLVMSATPIPRTLTLSYYGDLDVSVIKEKPKGRAERKTELAYESRKEGVYRWLEERLKEGDRAYVVCPLIEESEKLELSSAKETFDELVERLGDQRVTLVHGRMKPQERQLAMSRFRKGEVEVLVSTTVIEVGVDVAEATIMIIMHPERFGLAQLHQLRGRIGRGSRPSRCVLLMPSGLSPEASQRLTFFANTEDGFLLAEEDLRIRGPGQIMGRRQHGLPDLRIADLLRDRDLLMAAQKDAFKILKEDPELKKHPRVSATIRRRHAQSLELLGVA
- a CDS encoding type II toxin-antitoxin system mRNA interferase toxin, RelE/StbE family, whose amino-acid sequence is MASYNIRWKHSAEKDLRSIDPQHIPPIIEAVESLGDNPFPPHHRKLRGAERIYRIRIKDYRVIYQVDDKAKVVIVYHIRHRSQAYRQP
- a CDS encoding prevent-host-death family protein, coding for MERGREKYVVDEKGQRTAVIIPLKEYEELLEDLHDLAVVAERRDEPTLSFEELKKKLQRDGLL
- a CDS encoding HIT family hydrolase, producing the protein MKKLWAPWRMTYIREALSDEGKDRCVLCEIGSAQPQDDEKNLVLARGENVFVVLNRFPYNNGHLMVTPYKHTKELAELSDDALAELLRLTQRSIDTLRRAANPDGFNIGTNLGRVAGAGIEDHLHLHVVPRWSGDTNFMPVLADVKVISQALAETWRELKENWQS
- a CDS encoding DNA helicase UvrD, whose protein sequence is MKIVADLHLHSRFSRATSKNMRIPEMARMAKLKGIGLLGTADFTHPGWLDELNRHLIEAGPGIYEYDGIKFILTAEVSGIYTRKGTLHRIHNVIFAPSFDDVEKISKFLGRFGSLTSDGRPTLGLDSEAMLEGVLSISPDSFIVPAHIWTPWFSLFGSKSGFDSLEECFGRYSKEIFAAETGLSSDPAMNWRLSALDRITLISNSDAHSPARMGREANIFDIEPSFYELKDSLKQKDPKRMLGTIEFFPQEGKYHYDGHRNCNIRLAPGESIGGKNICPRCGKPLTLGVLHRVEELADRPEGFHPTGALPYYSIIPLAELIGEAKGIGRDTAGVGHVYERVCQELDGEFNALLWADTEEIARVAGREIAQGIARMRKGQVKVEEGYDGVFGTVSVFSREEEAEKKDEDEKDHEQLSLF